The following proteins come from a genomic window of Microtus ochrogaster isolate Prairie Vole_2 chromosome 7, MicOch1.0, whole genome shotgun sequence:
- the LOC101999769 gene encoding olfactory receptor 1468-like produces MTENNRTGISQFLLLGLPILPEQQHLFYVLFLAMYLITVLGNLIIIILILLDSHLHTPMYLFLSNLSFSDLCFSSVTMPKLLQNMQSQDLTIPYAGCLAQMYFFLFFGDLESFLLVAMAYDRYVAICFPLHYTSIMSPKLCVSLVVLSWVLTTFHAMLHTLLLTRLSFCDNNVIPHFFCDLSALLKLACSDIHINELVVLIIGGLVVVLPFLLIITSYARIVSSILKVPSTRGIHKVFSTCGSHLSVVSLFFGTIIGLYLCPSANNSTVKDTVMSMMYTVVTPMLNPFIYSLRNRDMKGALKRVFQKKSLF; encoded by the coding sequence ATGACTGAAAACAACCGAACAGGcatctcccagttcctcctgctGGGCCTTCCCATCCTCCCAGAGCAACAACATCTATTCTATGTCTTGTTCCTGGCCATGTACCTCATCACTGTCCTGGGgaacctcatcatcatcatcctcattctACTGGACTCCCAtctgcacactcccatgtacttgtTTCTCAGCAACttgtccttctctgacctctgcttctcctctgtcacAATGCCCAAATTGCTGCAGAACATGCAGAGCCAGGACCTAACCATCCCCTATGCAGGCTGTCTGGCACAAAtgtacttctttttgttttttggagacctTGAAAGTTTCCTCCTTGTggccatggcctatgaccgctatgtggccatctgcttcCCCCTTCATTACACCAGCATCATGAGCCCCAAGCTCTGTGTGAGTCTGGTGGTGCTGTCCTGGGTGCTGACCACATTCCATGCCATGTTGCACACTTTGCTCTTAACTAGATTGTCTTTCTGTGATAACAATGTGATTCCCCATTTTTTCTGTGATCTATCTGCCCTACTGAAGCTGGCCTGCTCTGATATTCACATTAATGAATTGGTGGTATTGATCATAGGGGGGCTTGTTGTTGTACTTCCTTTTCTACTCATCATAACATCTTATGCACGAATTGTCTCCTCCATCCTCAAGGTCCCATCAACTCGAGGCATCCACAAGGTCTTCTCTACATGTGGCTCCCACCTGTCTGTGGTCTCCCTGTTCTTTGGGACAATTATTGGTCTCTACTTATGTCCTTCTGCTAATAACTCTACTGTAAAGGACACTGTCATGTCTATGATGTATACAGTGGTGACTCCCATGCTGAACCCCTTCATCTATAGcctgagaaacagagacatgaaaGGAGCCCTAAAAAGagtgtttcaaaagaaaagtctCTTCTGA